The following are encoded in a window of Candidatus Desulfarcum epimagneticum genomic DNA:
- a CDS encoding conserved exported hypothetical protein (Evidence 4 : Unknown function but conserved in other organisms), giving the protein MRKTVWSVALAFLAMAALSIGCASNKHKYYDNDGDGVSNYLDECPNTPENLQVNHVGCALDKDGDGINDYFDRCPNTPKNQPVDHVGCVLDKDGDGINDYFDRCPDTPKNQAVNKSGCVADSDGDGINDYADKCPDTPKNQQVNHVGCALDKDGDGINDYFDRCSNTPRDEPVDKNGCPIDRDDDGIYDFMDKCPNTPKNQPVNKIGCALDGDGDGINDYFDKCPDTPKSQPVNKIGCALDGDGDGINDYFDKCLNTPLGQPVDESGCALDSDGDGVKDALDKCPNTPQNQPVNKIGCALDSDGDGVYDYFDKCPNTPKNMPVNPIGCSWGSWDRGPVDTDGDGIYDYFDRCPDTPGGQKVDSLGCPR; this is encoded by the coding sequence ATGAGAAAAACAGTTTGGTCCGTCGCGTTGGCTTTTCTGGCGATGGCGGCCTTGTCAATAGGCTGCGCTTCCAACAAGCACAAGTACTACGACAATGACGGGGACGGCGTCAGCAATTATCTCGACGAATGCCCCAACACGCCGGAAAATCTGCAAGTCAACCACGTGGGCTGCGCGCTGGACAAGGACGGCGACGGCATCAATGACTACTTCGACCGCTGCCCCAACACGCCCAAAAACCAGCCTGTGGATCATGTGGGCTGCGTGCTGGACAAGGACGGCGACGGCATCAACGACTACTTCGACCGCTGCCCCGACACCCCCAAAAACCAGGCGGTGAACAAATCCGGGTGCGTGGCCGACAGCGACGGCGACGGCATCAATGATTATGCGGACAAGTGCCCCGACACCCCGAAAAATCAGCAGGTCAACCACGTGGGCTGCGCGCTGGACAAAGACGGCGACGGCATCAACGACTACTTCGACCGCTGCTCCAACACGCCCCGGGACGAGCCTGTGGACAAAAACGGCTGCCCCATTGACCGGGACGACGACGGCATCTATGACTTCATGGACAAATGCCCCAACACGCCGAAGAACCAGCCTGTCAACAAAATCGGCTGCGCCCTGGACGGCGACGGCGACGGCATCAACGACTACTTCGACAAATGCCCCGACACGCCGAAGAGCCAGCCCGTCAACAAAATCGGATGCGCCCTCGACGGCGACGGCGACGGCATTAACGATTACTTTGACAAATGCCTTAACACGCCCCTGGGCCAGCCGGTGGACGAATCAGGCTGCGCTCTGGACAGCGACGGCGACGGGGTGAAAGACGCGCTGGACAAATGCCCCAACACGCCGCAAAATCAGCCCGTCAACAAAATCGGCTGCGCTCTGGACAGCGACGGCGACGGGGTTTATGACTATTTCGACAAATGCCCCAACACCCCCAAAAACATGCCGGTCAACCCCATCGGCTGCTCCTGGGGATCATGGGACCGGGGGCCGGTGGACACCGACGGCGACGGGATTTATGACTATTTCGACCGATGCCCGGACACCCCGGGCGGCCAGAAGGTGGACAGCCTG